The sequence TGCGGAGCCGTAATCCTGTTCGGCAGATGCCGCCGCTGGGAACAAAGATAGCGGACGAAGAAGCTATTCATTTGATTTCGGATTGGATTCTGACGGATCTCGTCAGAGAGGTATCGGATAAAAAATAGGAATCTTGGTGGAAAGGAGAAAACAGAACATGTTGGGGAGAAAATTAGCGCTTGCACTGAGTTTAGCAGTTTGCGTCGTTGCACTTATTGCCACGTATGCATTCGGCGCAGACGATGCAAAGCAGGCACAAGTTGAACGCGGCCGGCATTTGGTGATGACCTCGGGCTGCACCGACTGCCACACACCGTGGAAGATGGGTCCGAATGGACCGGAACCGGATTGGGAGAGAAATCTCTCCGGACATCCGCAGGACTTGCAGATGCCGCCGGCGCCGCCGCCGCAGGGTCCGTGGCTGGGTTCCTATTCGTCGACGTTCACGGCCTGGTCGGGACCATGGGGAGTGAGTTTTACGGCGAACATCACTCCGGACAAGGAAACGGGAATCGGTGAATGGACGGAAGAAAACTTCGTGCAGTCC is a genomic window of bacterium containing:
- a CDS encoding c-type cytochrome, translated to MLGRKLALALSLAVCVVALIATYAFGADDAKQAQVERGRHLVMTSGCTDCHTPWKMGPNGPEPDWERNLSGHPQDLQMPPAPPPQGPWLGSYSSTFTAWSGPWGVSFTANITPDKETGIGEWTEENFVQSIRSGKHMGKGRAILPPMPYPVYNNMPDEDLKAIYAYLMSIPPIKNKVPEPVAPPASPAGK